ataattcatatattacatttaatattgatatttctttttggtaaacttttttaaaatattgtaatagctcatacatcatctataaaaaaaatatatccatagataacatttcaaattttgaaatattattatttttgtataattatacaatttgtattactaaaactttcaaaaaaaaaattaccatttttaaaaaatttaaatatctaatcgtacgATTATTAGTTTCTTATGTAtcaacaaattttataaatactttttaggctaatttttttataattatacaattttatatcatttttattagttttatacaaattgatttaatttatatccaatatatattaaatattagtaagaaaatagtaaaatctataacatttaataaaatttcttatttttaaatattaaaaaatttcttactgCAAATATAAGTAAGAAaacacctagtatatatatatatatatatatattagttgtaATATATGTGCATATAGAAATGGGAAAGTTGTTCCTCCAAAGATCACGGCGCAAGTTAATGCAAACAACACCATAACCATTATAGAGTCAACTTGCAATTTGCTCTCATTTTTCAGTTAGACCATAACCAACTTCGAatcttttctttataaatacCCTTTCTCCCCATCCTTACTTCTTCACTACAACACAACAGAAACACTTCACATACAAGAAAAAACTACAATTTCATTCTTtcatctattttaatttttgtcatatTCATCAACAACAAAATGACATCGATAGTATTCCTTGTGTTTCTAACAATTATTTCCATGGGAAGCGTCTCCCAAGCCACATCTCGTGTCACCTTCAACAAGCCCTTAATTGCTGACCACCATCAACAATGGATGACTCGATTCTCCCGAGTTTATACCAACGAGCTTGAGAAAAAGATGAGGTTCGACGTGTTCAAGAAAAACCTGAAATTCATTGAGGAATTTAATAAGAAGGGAGATAAATCCTACAGGCTTGGTGTCAACGAGTTTGCGGATTGGACCGAAGAAGAGTTCATTGCCACACACACCGGTCTCAAGGGCATCAACAAAATTTCACCATCTGAATTTTACGATGAAATGATACCTTCTTGGAATTGGAACGTCAGTGATGTTGCCCGTGAGACCAAAGATTGGAGATCCGAAGGAGCTGTAACACCTGTTAGATACCAAGGCCAATGCGGTAAGCtttccaaaattatataaattcaaaacagtGGTCTCTACATATGTATGATATTCAAGATTTGAAATTCAATACGCTCAATAAATTTTAGTAAACCGCTGGATTAGTATTGAATTCCATGATTTCATAATGCCATTGTAAAAACTTAGGCCCCAAGTTAGAGTTACCTAACTAGGTTTACGTTATTACGGGAAAAAAGACTATACTTAATATATCTGGATGTATATTTGGACAGGAGGTTGTTGGGCGTTCTCAGCAGTCGCAGCGGTGGAAGGTGTGACAAAAATTGCCCGAGGCAACCTCGTATCTTTGTCTGAACAACAGCTTCTAGATTGCGACAGAGAGCATAATAACGGTTGTAGTGGCGGGATAATGTCAGATGCTTTCAGCTACATAATCAAAAACCGTGGCATTGCTTCAGAGCAAGCGTACCCTTTCCAAATGACAGAGGGGATCTGCCGTTACAATGGGAGACCCACCGCATCAATCAGAGGGTTCCGGACCGTCCCAAGCAACAACGAGCGTGCGTTGCTCGAGGCGGTTTCGAGACAGCCTGTCTCGGTTTCCATTGACGCAGATGGACCCGGTTTCATGCATTACTCAGGTGGAGTGTACGATGAGCCGTACTGCGGGACCAGTGTGAATCATGCAGTGACGTTCGTTGGGTACGGTACGAGCCCTGAAGGGATAAAGTATTGGCTGGCTAAAAATTCGTGGGGTGAGACTTGGGGAGAGAATGGTTACATCAGGATTCGTAGAGATGTAGAATGGCCTCAGGGCATGTGTGGTGTGGCTCAGTATGCTTTTTATCCGGTTGCGTAACTAAGTGGCAGATGACCTATTATTAAAGTGTGATAACTATACGACaacattaaaataacaaaaaatgtaaCATTATTATATAGTCTGGCTTATCAATTGTTTAGTTGTGGTCTAAATCTGCATCGCAATGCTTGACCTATATGTTTAGCGACAACCAAAATGCATCACCTACTGGtatgtacgtataaaatacagTATAATGTAGTTTATATTTGGATGAAGGTAAATGCTTTACTAACTGAACAAAACAATGACAGCGTTTGTAACAATGAAGTTATTGAA
The nucleotide sequence above comes from Brassica napus cultivar Da-Ae chromosome A9, Da-Ae, whole genome shotgun sequence. Encoded proteins:
- the LOC106364701 gene encoding ervatamin-B-like; translated protein: MTSIVFLVFLTIISMGSVSQATSRVTFNKPLIADHHQQWMTRFSRVYTNELEKKMRFDVFKKNLKFIEEFNKKGDKSYRLGVNEFADWTEEEFIATHTGLKGINKISPSEFYDEMIPSWNWNVSDVARETKDWRSEGAVTPVRYQGQCGGCWAFSAVAAVEGVTKIARGNLVSLSEQQLLDCDREHNNGCSGGIMSDAFSYIIKNRGIASEQAYPFQMTEGICRYNGRPTASIRGFRTVPSNNERALLEAVSRQPVSVSIDADGPGFMHYSGGVYDEPYCGTSVNHAVTFVGYGTSPEGIKYWLAKNSWGETWGENGYIRIRRDVEWPQGMCGVAQYAFYPVA